The following coding sequences lie in one Danio rerio strain Tuebingen ecotype United States chromosome 25, GRCz12tu, whole genome shotgun sequence genomic window:
- the zgc:110339 gene encoding uncharacterized protein LOC550490 (The RefSeq protein has 2 substitutions compared to this genomic sequence) — translation MKGNFAKCGSVLITGASRGLGLQMVKQLLATPERPQKIIATVRNPAAAEELQKLAKAHPDVHIVTLDISNETSVNAASQAVEAIVGANGLNCLINNAAIGMSSDLDSVTRDVMMKTYESNTVSPLFVTKALLPLLRRAAAEGSGMSIQRAAVVNVSSLLGSVQLNWGEGASFKSYAYRASKSALNMVTRCLAADLEADGILCVALHPGWVRTDMGGPMAPLSPEESISSVLSVIAGLKEEHHGGYVDYTGKNLPW, via the exons ATGAAGGGTAACTTCGCTAAGTGCGGATCGGTGCTCATCACTGGAGCGAGCAGGGGTCTCGGTCTGCAGATGGTCAAACAGCTGCTCGCCACCCCAGAAAGACCCCAAAAGATCATAGCAACCGTCAGGAATCCAGCCGCTGCGGAG GAACTACAAAACCTCGCCAAAGCTCATCCAGACGTTCATATCGTGACCCTAG ATATATCCAATGAAACGAGTGTGAACGCTGCATCTCAAGCAGTTGAAGCCATTGTTGGGGCCAATGGTCTGAACTGCTTAATTAACAATGCGGCGATTGGTTTGAGCTCTGACCTGGACAGCGTCACTCGAGACGTCATGATGAAGACCTACGAGAGCAACACGGTTTCTCCTCTCTTTGTGACCAAG GCTCTCCTGCCGTTGTTGAGGAGAGCGGCGGCTGAGGGGAGTGGTATGAGCATCCAGAGGGCCGCAGTGGTCAACGTTTCGTCTCTTCTGGGATCCGTGCAGCTCAACTGGGGCGAGGGTGCGAGCTTTAAGAGCTACGCTTACAGGGCGTCCAAG aGTGCGCTGAATATGGTAACAAGGTGTTTGGCTGCTGATCTGGAAGCTGACGGCATCTTGTGCGTGGCTCTTCACCCCGGTTGGGTGCGCACTGATATGGGTGGACCAATG GCTCCTTTGAGTCCAGAGGAGAGCATTTCATCCGTGCTGTCCGTCATTGCTGGATTAAAGGAGGAACATCACGGTGGATACGTGGACTACACTGGGAAAAACCTACCCTGGTGA
- the gal gene encoding galanin peptides preproprotein, with amino-acid sequence MHRCVGGVCVSLIVCAFLTETLGMVIAAKEKRGWTLNSAGYLLGPRRIDHLIQIKDTPSARGREDLLGQYAIDSHRSLSDKHGLAGKREMPLDEDFKTGALRIADEDVVHTIIDFLSYLKLKEIGALDSLPSSLTSEEISQP; translated from the exons ATGCACAGGTGTGTCGGTGGAGTTTGTGTGTCTCTCATTGTGTGCGCGTTTCTGACAGAAACACTCGGGATGGTGATCGCG GCAAAAGAGAAGAGAGGATGGACCCTGAACAGTGCTGGTTACCTCCTCGGTCCTC GTCGTATTGATCACCTTATACAGATTAAGGATACTCCCAGTGCAAGGGGGCGAGAAGATCTGCTTGGTCAAT ATGCCATTGATAGTCACAGGAGCCTCAGCGACAAACACGGACTGGCAGGAAAGAGAGAAATGCCTTTAGATGAGGATTTCAAGACAG gAGCTCTGAGGATAGCAGATGAGGATGTCGTCCATACCATCATTGACTTTCTTTCGTATCTCAAATTAAAAG AAATTGGGGCTCTGGACAGCCTGCCGTCCTCTCTCACATCAGAAGAGATCAGTCAACCCTAA
- the gal gene encoding galanin peptides isoform X1: MHRCVGGVCVSLIVCAFLTETLGMVIAAKEKRGWTLNSAGYLLGPHAIDSHRSLSDKHGLAGKREMPLDEDFKTGALRIADEDVVHTIIDFLSYLKLKEIGALDSLPSSLTSEEISQP, encoded by the exons ATGCACAGGTGTGTCGGTGGAGTTTGTGTGTCTCTCATTGTGTGCGCGTTTCTGACAGAAACACTCGGGATGGTGATCGCG GCAAAAGAGAAGAGAGGATGGACCCTGAACAGTGCTGGTTACCTCCTCGGTCCTC ATGCCATTGATAGTCACAGGAGCCTCAGCGACAAACACGGACTGGCAGGAAAGAGAGAAATGCCTTTAGATGAGGATTTCAAGACAG gAGCTCTGAGGATAGCAGATGAGGATGTCGTCCATACCATCATTGACTTTCTTTCGTATCTCAAATTAAAAG AAATTGGGGCTCTGGACAGCCTGCCGTCCTCTCTCACATCAGAAGAGATCAGTCAACCCTAA